One Deinococcota bacterium genomic window carries:
- a CDS encoding class I SAM-dependent methyltransferase: METIALFKSPPPPQEAGIYRALTRLPRLPLAQRSNFWALTANSYEPLWRGRSLYLLTAGSYSTARELALMLEWLQPQPGQAVLDAACSTGLYSRTLLGRVPDLSVHALDMSLPMLKEAQRRAEAAGLSPTLVQADVTELPYADAVFDAVVCGGSLNEFLDVPTALAEFSRVLKAGGKLFLMYLSRAETRGGRGLQGLVRLSGLRFIDPRALERQAAEAELGLLRAQYRGRVALALFAAG, translated from the coding sequence ATGGAGACTATAGCGTTGTTCAAGTCTCCCCCACCCCCTCAAGAGGCCGGCATCTACCGCGCGCTTACGCGCCTGCCGCGCTTGCCGCTGGCGCAGCGGAGCAACTTCTGGGCCCTTACCGCAAATAGCTACGAACCCCTCTGGCGCGGCCGCTCGCTTTACCTGCTGACCGCCGGAAGCTACAGCACCGCGCGCGAGTTGGCGCTCATGCTCGAGTGGCTCCAGCCCCAACCCGGCCAGGCCGTCTTGGACGCCGCCTGCTCGACGGGGCTCTACAGCCGCACGCTGCTGGGGCGCGTCCCGGACCTCAGCGTCCACGCGCTCGACATGAGCCTGCCCATGCTCAAAGAGGCACAGAGGCGTGCGGAGGCGGCGGGCCTCTCCCCTACCCTCGTCCAGGCGGACGTGACGGAGCTGCCCTACGCGGACGCGGTCTTCGACGCGGTCGTCTGCGGCGGCTCGCTCAACGAGTTTTTGGACGTGCCCACAGCCTTGGCCGAGTTCTCGAGGGTACTCAAAGCCGGCGGCAAGCTCTTCTTGATGTACTTGAGCCGGGCCGAGACGCGCGGCGGGCGCGGCCTGCAGGGGCTCGTGAGGCTGAGCGGCCTGCGCTTTATCGACCCCAGGGCGCTCGAGCGGCAGGCCGCCGAGGCCGAACTCGGGCTCCTGCGGGCGCAGTACCGGGGCCGGGTGGCGCTGGCGCTCTTCGCAGCCGGGTAG